The genomic window AAGTGTTAGATGTTCAGAAGACTTATTTGGAAAAGTGTTAGATGGGTTAGGGAGACCTTTAGATGGTGAAGAGATAAAAACAGGAGTTGAATATGCTTTAGATACTTCACCACCAGATCCTTTAAAAAGAAGAAGAATTACGGAACCAATCTCAACTGGAATAAGAGCTATTGATGGATTTTTGACTTGTGGTGAGGGACAGAGAATAGGTATTTTTGCAGGAAGTGGTGTTGGTAAAAGTACTACTTTAGGAATGATAGCAAGGGATGCTAAGGCAGATGTAAATGTAATATCTCTTGTAGGAGAAAGAGGAAGAGAAGTTAAGGACTTTTTAGAAAAGGACTTAGGAGAAGAAGGGCTAAAAAAATCAATTATAGTGTGTGCAACTTCAGATCAACCAGCTTTAGTTAGACTTAAGGGGTGTTTTACAGCTACAGCAATTGCTGAGTATTTCAGAGACCAGGGGAAAAAAGTAATATTAATGATGGATTCTGTTACAAGATTTGCGATGGCTCAAAGAGAAATTGGACTTGCTATAGGAGAACCTCCTGCAACTAAAGGATATACACCTTCGGTTTTTGCTATGCTTCCAAGATTGATGGAAAGGTCAGGCATGTCCGATAAAGGCTCTATTACAGCTTTTTATACAGTGCTTGTAGATGGAGATGATTTTAACGAACCAATAGCTGATGCAGTTAGAGGTATTTTAGATGGACACATTGTTTTATCTAGAAGTTTAGCTGCAAAAAACCATTATCCCGCTATAGATATTTTAAGTAGTGTAAGTAGGTTGATGTCAGAAATCGCAGATAAAGACCATAAGGATGCTGCATCTACAGCAAGAGATTTATTAGCTACTTACAAAAACTCTGAAGATTTAATAAACATAGGAGCTTATGTTAAAGGAAGTACACCAAAAGTAGATATGGCTATACGCTATGTTGATTTTATTAATGACTTCTTAAAACAAGGAATAGAAGAACATTGTGAGTTTGATGAAAGTATTACAAGATTAAAAACAATGTTTAAATAGTACTTGATTTAGGTATTAGGAGAGAAAGATTTTTTACTGGTGTTAGAAAATCTTTGAAATAAACTAGAGATTAGTAACTAAAAAGAAGAAAGCTTATGGTATCTTACAAAAATATTATGAAAACTAAAATTGTCCTAGTACCTAGAACAAGATGGGGGAGTGAAGAATTTGGGGTTTAATTTTAGACTTCAGAAAGTTCTTGACATTAGAACTGATAAAGAGGAAGAGAGTAAAAGGATTTTTAAAAAAGCTCAAGATGAAAAGAATAAGGTTAAAAAAAGATTGGACTTTTTAAAAGATGAATATAACAAATATTCAAAATTCAATGTAGAATGTAGTGTTGTTGAGAGGAAAATAAGACAAAATTATTGTACATCTCTTCATTTTTCAATTGGTGAAACTCATGATGAACTTAAAAATAAGTCAAAGATACTAGAAGAAAAAAGACAAGATTTAAAACAAAAACAAGTGGAAAGAAAAACTGTGGAAATTTTAAAGGATAAACAAAAAGAAGCTTATATTAAAGAACAAAATTTAATCGAACAAAAAGCTAATGATGAATATGCTCTTTATTCATTTATAAGAAATTTAAAAAATAGACAAATATGAAAGGAGGTGAGAAAGAATGAACAATGGAGTTTTAAATAATGTACAAGCAGTAAAAGAAGTTACTGTAGCCAATAAAGGAAATACAGTTAAGGGGAATACAAAAACTTCTACATCTAAGGAATTTGAAAAATTCTTCAAAAAAGCATCAATTGAAAAGAGAAATGTTGTTGAAAACAAAAACACCATTCAAAATAAAAGTGATGTTGAAAATAAACGTGTTAGTGAAGAAAGCTTAAAAGAAAAAGATGTTAAATCAACAGACAACGCTAGTTTTCAAAAAACAGATGACAAAAACTTAGAAAATAAGAATGTAAGTGAAGAAAACACTATAGAGACTGAAATAGAAAAACTTAAAGATTCTACCAGCAAAGAAGGTTATATTGAAAATTTAATAAACCTTTTAGAAAGAATGCTTAATGGAGAAGTAAAAGTTGATTTAGATCTTATACAAAAAGTAGTAAAAGAACTTAATAGTGAAATCTTTAATCAGATTAATGGATCTATAGATTCTGAAAGTATTAGCAAAATAAAAAATGACATTCTTCAAGTAATAAAGAATAACTTTGATAGTCAATTTAATTTCAAAGAAATAAATGACAAATCTTTATCAGAAATCTTTGATTTTATAGCTAAGTTACCTTCTATGAACTCTTCAGAAAACCAAGATTTCAAGACTGAAATTATAAAAGTATTGAAGGATAAGTTAGAAAATCTAAATACTAAAGAAAAATCTTTAGATTTAAGTGAAACTTTAAGTGGCAATGCAAAAAATAAGTCTGATTTAAACTTAAACTTAAGTAAAATGGACAATGAAGCTTCTGCAGAAAGCTTTGAGGAAAGTGATTCTGAAAGTGCGCTTCTAAAAAAACTAGCTTTTTCTGATAAAGATGATGACAAACCTCAATTCCAAAGAGTTATAAACTACATGGGGAGAATAAACAAGACACAGGGTATTAATCCTATAGTAGAAGTAGATTCCAAAAATTTAGGCGTTGTTAATTCAAAAAACTTAGTTGAAG from Clostridium sp. MB40-C1 includes these protein-coding regions:
- the fliI gene encoding flagellar protein export ATPase FliI encodes the protein MDISLNFQGLRDKINEWDFKYVEGMVKQVIGLTIEVEGIKAFVGEVCNIYNEKNRPVTCEVVGFKEDNVILMPLGELKGIAPGCRVVPLKKPLSVRCSEDLFGKVLDGLGRPLDGEEIKTGVEYALDTSPPDPLKRRRITEPISTGIRAIDGFLTCGEGQRIGIFAGSGVGKSTTLGMIARDAKADVNVISLVGERGREVKDFLEKDLGEEGLKKSIIVCATSDQPALVRLKGCFTATAIAEYFRDQGKKVILMMDSVTRFAMAQREIGLAIGEPPATKGYTPSVFAMLPRLMERSGMSDKGSITAFYTVLVDGDDFNEPIADAVRGILDGHIVLSRSLAAKNHYPAIDILSSVSRLMSEIADKDHKDAASTARDLLATYKNSEDLINIGAYVKGSTPKVDMAIRYVDFINDFLKQGIEEHCEFDESITRLKTMFK
- the fliJ gene encoding flagellar export protein FliJ; protein product: MGFNFRLQKVLDIRTDKEEESKRIFKKAQDEKNKVKKRLDFLKDEYNKYSKFNVECSVVERKIRQNYCTSLHFSIGETHDELKNKSKILEEKRQDLKQKQVERKTVEILKDKQKEAYIKEQNLIEQKANDEYALYSFIRNLKNRQI
- a CDS encoding flagellar hook-length control protein FliK, which gives rise to MNNGVLNNVQAVKEVTVANKGNTVKGNTKTSTSKEFEKFFKKASIEKRNVVENKNTIQNKSDVENKRVSEESLKEKDVKSTDNASFQKTDDKNLENKNVSEENTIETEIEKLKDSTSKEGYIENLINLLERMLNGEVKVDLDLIQKVVKELNSEIFNQINGSIDSESISKIKNDILQVIKNNFDSQFNFKEINDKSLSEIFDFIAKLPSMNSSENQDFKTEIIKVLKDKLENLNTKEKSLDLSETLSGNAKNKSDLNLNLSKMDNEASAESFEESDSESALLKKLAFSDKDDDKPQFQRVINYMGRINKTQGINPIVEVDSKNLGVVNSKNLVEDLVKDVKFMQLNNLKEMTVKINPKELGQLIIRVTMENGAMKANITAQNKEAYNLLNTNYSELNNKLSDDGIKIQNFTIDIYNGDTTFFSNEKNKHENQQGPSKRSNSNIALNEEDTINVESSNTVDSNSVNAFV